The genomic stretch AGGGGATATTAGATGGATGAACTCGTGATTGCTCGTTCATTGTTTGGCATGACAATGGGCGTACATATTATTTACGCTACTCTCGGAGTAGGGCTACCCTTAATGGTGCTTGTAGCTGAACTGATGTATCAAAAAACAAAGGATAAGGATTATGCACTCATGGCGAACAGGTGGACAAAAGGGTTTGCCGTATTACTCGGAGTCGCAATTCCAACAGGAACGATTGCAGGCGTGCAGCTTTCTCTGTTATGGCCAGGGTTTATGGAGGTTGTAGGACGAGTCATTGCCCTACCATTTCAAATTGAAATTTATGCCTTTTTCCTCGAAGCACTCTTTATGTCGATTTATGTTTATGCAGCAGATCGACTTTCTCCGCTTATGCGGATCGTTAGTGTTACACTCGTTGCCTTTGGCGCAAGTGCTTCAGCGATTTTAATTACAAATGTCCATGCTTTTGAAGGCACACCAGCTGGATTTGAAATAGTAGATGGGAAATTTGTTAACGTGGATCCGTGGGAAGCATTTTTTAATCCTTCCTTCATCGTTACAGCAGGACATGTCACAGTATCTGCCCTTATGACAGGTGCTTTTGTCATTGCTTCTATTGCTGCATATAAAATGATTCGTCAACGAGGGAATACGCGTGAATATAAATTTCATCACAAAGCTTTAATGATGGGACTGGTTATTGGAGGGATTTTTTCAATTTTAACGGCGTTAAATGGCCATGAATCCGCTCAGCAATTGTATCAATACCAGCCTGAAAAGCTGGCTGCTGCAGAGGGATTGTTTGAAACACAAACATATGCCCCGCTTGCCATAGGTGGCTACACGGATAAAGAGGAACGAGAAGTGAAATGGGCGATCGAAGTTCCTTGGGCGCTCAGCTTTCTAGCTGACGATGCTTTTGATACAGAAGTGTTAGGACTTGAAGAATGGCCAGAAGATGAGTGGCCACCCTTGTTTGTCCATACTCTATTTAATGCAATGGTTGGAATCGGCTCTTTATTGATGCTCCTATCCATCGTGGGGTTTACTTGGTACAAAATTCTCAAACGAAAAGAATTCCCACGCTGGCTGATGTGGGCGTTTATTGCCGCTGGTCCTCTTGCCATCACTGCAATCGAATTCGGATGGATCTTCGCTTGTACCGGAAGACAGCCATGGGTTATTTATCACGTGATGAAAACAGAAGAAGCGGTGACAACTTCTGGAAACATCGGACTGCTATTTGTTCTATTTCTCATTGTTTATATCATTCTTATGATTTCAACAGTGCTCGTGCTGCGTTATTATTTCAACCGTAATCCAATTAGTGAAGAACTTGATCAATAATCCAAGGAATCGTACGTCTATTAAAAATAAGAGGTGAACAACATGTCAGAAGCATTCTACGCCATCACTTTAATATGGGGACTTGTTTTCATTTATGCGGTGATGGCGACAATCGATTTCGGTGCTGGATTTTGGTCGATGATTTATTTAAATCGAAATAACACGAAAGCAACGAACATAGCAAACCGCTACCTTTCTCCTTCCTGGGAAGTAACGAATGTTTTCATTGTAGCTATCGTTGTAGCGCTCTTTAGTTTCTTTCCTGGGGCGACATTTACTTTAGGGACAGTGTTACTTATTCCTGGCAGTTTGATTATTTTATTACTTGCGCTACGCAGTGCCTTTCTCGTATTTTCCCATTCAGCATCGGAGAATTACAAACGGATCTTAACACTTATTTCAGGAATTACTGGTTTCCTAATTCCAGCCCTTCTGATTTGTGTGTTACCGATTACGCACGGTGGGTTTATCAAAACAACAAACGGAGTAGAACGCTTGTTATTGAGTGAATTGTTTACAAGTCCAAGTGTCTACGCGTTTATGGCTTTTGCGATCTCAAGCACACTTTTTCTGTCATCACTTTTACTCTCTGATTATTCAAACGTATCAGCAGATCAAGAAGCTTATCAAACGTATAGAAGAGATGCCATACTCGTTGGGCCAATCTCACTTGCGATGGCAGGTTTGCTCGTTCTCACCATTCGTACAGAAGCGCCATGGCTTTATGAAAGGCTTATGGACTATGTGCCATGGTTGATTGGTTCAATGATCACTTTTGCGATCGGGTATCTCGCTCTCTTTATTCCAAGAAAAACAGGAGTCGGCATCCCAAGACTTGCTATGATT from Bacillus sp. Cs-700 encodes the following:
- a CDS encoding cytochrome ubiquinol oxidase subunit I encodes the protein MDELVIARSLFGMTMGVHIIYATLGVGLPLMVLVAELMYQKTKDKDYALMANRWTKGFAVLLGVAIPTGTIAGVQLSLLWPGFMEVVGRVIALPFQIEIYAFFLEALFMSIYVYAADRLSPLMRIVSVTLVAFGASASAILITNVHAFEGTPAGFEIVDGKFVNVDPWEAFFNPSFIVTAGHVTVSALMTGAFVIASIAAYKMIRQRGNTREYKFHHKALMMGLVIGGIFSILTALNGHESAQQLYQYQPEKLAAAEGLFETQTYAPLAIGGYTDKEEREVKWAIEVPWALSFLADDAFDTEVLGLEEWPEDEWPPLFVHTLFNAMVGIGSLLMLLSIVGFTWYKILKRKEFPRWLMWAFIAAGPLAITAIEFGWIFACTGRQPWVIYHVMKTEEAVTTSGNIGLLFVLFLIVYIILMISTVLVLRYYFNRNPISEELDQ
- a CDS encoding cytochrome d ubiquinol oxidase subunit II, encoding MSEAFYAITLIWGLVFIYAVMATIDFGAGFWSMIYLNRNNTKATNIANRYLSPSWEVTNVFIVAIVVALFSFFPGATFTLGTVLLIPGSLIILLLALRSAFLVFSHSASENYKRILTLISGITGFLIPALLICVLPITHGGFIKTTNGVERLLLSELFTSPSVYAFMAFAISSTLFLSSLLLSDYSNVSADQEAYQTYRRDAILVGPISLAMAGLLVLTIRTEAPWLYERLMDYVPWLIGSMITFAIGYLALFIPRKTGVGIPRLAMISIVIQYLLASYAYGSAHLPYIVYPNVTIETGFTDPATFRALIVTYIVAFFILTPGFIYFWRLFLKDKRYLKQNES